The genomic window CCCTCGTCGGCGAGTCCGGCTCCGGAAAATCCGTCATCGGCCAGACCATCATGGGCATCCATCCCAAAACGGCGCGCGTGAACGGCCGCGTGCTGTTCACCGATCCGGAAAATGCCGCAGCCGGCCCCATCGATCTGCTGCAATTGCCGAAGGACGGCCGGGAAATCCGTTCGATACGCGGCAATCGCATCGGTCTGATTTTTCAGGAGCCCATGACCTCCTTTTCGCCGCTGCACACCATCGGCAACCAGATCGATGAAGCGCTCAGGATCCACAGCATCCTGTCGCCGGCCGAGCGCGCGGAAAAAATGTATGAAACGCTCGATCTCGTGGGGTTTTCCAAACCCAAGAAGGTCGTGAACATGTATCCCTTCGAACTGTCGGGCGGCATGCGTCAGCGCGCCATGATCGCCATGGCGCTCATCTGTCGGCCTGCACTTTTGATTGCGGATGAGCCGACGACGGCGCTGGATGTGACGATACAGGCGCAAATCCTCAAGCTGCTGCGCGATCTTCAGAGCCGGTTGAATATGAGCATGCTGCTCATCACCCACGATCTTGGTGTGGTCGCCAATATCGCCGACGAAGTGGCCGTGATCTATCAGGGAGAGATCATGGAAGCCGGTACGGTCGATGACATTTTCAAGGCGCCGGGCCACCCCTATCTCAAGGGCCTGATGGCCGCCGTACCGCATTTCGACATGAAGCCCGGCGAAAGGCTGAAGGCGCTGCGCGAAATCAAGGTGGACCACGAAAGCCTTGTCGGAAAAAAGACCGCCGCGGTCAACAAAACCCCCGGCCCGCTTCTGACCGTCGATAACATCAGCAAGACCTTCACGAGCCGCAAATCCAGCTGGTTCCGCAAAAGCGACGCCAATGCCACGAAGGCGGTCAACAGCGTCAGTTTTGAAATCCGTCGCGGCGAGTGCCTCGGGCTGGTCGGCGAAAGTGGCAGCGGCAAGACCACCGTCAGTAAAATCCTCATGCGCGCCGTCCGCCCGGATGAGGGTTCGATAACCTTTCACCGGCCGGAAGGTGATATCGATGTCCTCAATGCGAAGGACGGTGATCTCAAGGAGCTGCGCTCGAAGATACAAATGGTCTTTCAGGACCCGATTTCATCGCTGTCCCCCCGCATGACGGTGGGCAATATCCTGAGCGAGCCGCTCGAAATCCACGGACGGGGAGATGCGAAATACCGCGCGGAAAAAGTCCGGGGTCTCGTCAGGGCCATCGGCCTTGGAGAAAGCGCGCTGAACCGCTATCCCCATAGCTTCTCCGGCGGCCAGAGGCAGCGTATCGGCATTGCCCGCGCCTTGGCACTCGGCCCCGAACTGCTGATCTGCGATGAGCCCGTCTCCGCTCTCGATGTCTCGGTGCAGGCGCAAATCCTCAATCTGCTGAAGGATTTGCAGCAGGACCTCGGGCTCACCTATCTCTTCATCTCGCATAATCTCGCGGTGGTGGATTATATGGCCGACCGCGTGGCCGTGATGTGCGAGGGCCGTATCGTGGAACTGGCGCCGCGGGAAATCCTGATGCGCTCTCCGGTTCACCCCTATACGAAATCCCTGCTGGCCGCCGTGCCTTTTCCCGATCTCGATCGTCCGCTCGATTTCCGCACCATCGGCAAGATCAGCGCGACGGGCAAATTCGACTGGGGCAGGCAGTTCCGGGACGAGGGTGATGGCGAGATGATATCAGCCGATCTCGGCGAAGGCCATTTCGTCCTTGCCAACGGCAATGTCGATATCCGGGAGCTTCGCCCTTGATCACGCGCCGCACCACGCTCGCCTTGCTGGCCTCCGTCTTCCTGCCGGCCTATGCGCGCGCCGCCTATATCGACCCAGCCTATTTCAAGGAAAAACGCGAAAAGGGCGAATTGCCCGGCGTGGCCGAACGCCTGCCGAAAAACCCGCGCGTCATCGACATGAAAGCGCTTGGCCGCGAGCCGGGAAAACACGGCGGCTCGGTGCGTATGCTGATTGGCGGCCAGCGCGATATCAGGTTGATGCCGATCAGCAGCTATGCCCGCCTTGTCGGTTATGACGAAAAATTTGAGCTTCATCCGGACATTCTGGAAAGCTATGACGTTCAGGAAGAACGCATCTTCACCTTCAAGCTGCGCGAGGGCCACAAATGGTCCGATGGCAGCGACTTTACTTCAGAGGATTTCCGCTATTTCTGGGAGGATGTCGCTCTCAATAAGGAAATTCACAAGGGCGGTCCGCCGATCGAACTTCTGGTCAACAATAATCCGCCGCTGATCGAAGTCGTCGACCGGCTGACGGTGCGTTACACCTGGGAAGGCCCGAACCCGGATTTCCTGGCGAAGCTCGCGGCGGCCTCGCCTGCGCGACTGTTCCTTCCCGCCGCTTACATGAAACAGTTCCACGTCAAATATCAGACAGCGGAAAATCTCGCCAAGCTCATCAAGAAGAACAAGGCGGACGACTGGAGCGGGCTGCATATCAAGATGTCACGGCAGGTCCGGCCGGAGAACCCCGCTTTGCCGACGCTCGACGCATGGCGAAACACGACCTCGCCGCCGGCGGAGCAGTTCGTGTTCGAGCGCAATCCCTATTATCACCGCGTCGACGAAAATGGCCTGCAGCTGCCCTATCTCGACCGTTTCCTGCTCAACGTCACCTCCTCCGATATCATCTCCGCCAAGACGGCATCGGGTGACAGCGATCTGCAATATTTCGGCCTCGACTTTGCCGATTACACCTTCCTGAAGGATGCCGAAAAGCGTTTCCCCCTGAAGGTCAATCTCTACAAGCGCTCCCAGGGCTCACGCATCGCGCTGCTGCCCAATCTCAATTGCGCCGACCCGGTCTGGCGCAGCGCGTTCCAGGACGTGCGCGTGCGCCGTGCCCTGTCGCTCGCGATCAACCGGCATGAAATCAACATGGTCTGCTTCTACGGGCTGGCAAAAGAAAGCGCCGACACCGTCCTGCCGGAAAGCCCGCTTTACCGGCAGGAATTTGCCGACGCCTGGAGCGCCTTTGACCGGGCAGCGGCCAACAGGCTGCTCGATGAAGCGGGTTTCGACAAACGCGACAATGCCGGCCTTCGGCTCCTGCCGGATGGTCGACCCGCCTATATCATCGTCGAGACGACAGGCGAAAGCACGCTCGAAACCGATGTCATGGAACTGGTAACGGATCACTGGCGGCATATCGGCATTGCGGTTTCGGTGCGCCCCACCCAGCGCGACGTCTTCCGCAAGCGCGCCATGGGCGGCGAGGTGCTGATGTCGGTGTGGATGGGCATGGACAATGGCGTGCCCACACCTGACATGCTGCCTTCCGGCCTCGCCCCCACCGGCGACGATCAGCTGCAATGGCCGGTCTGGGGCGTGCACTATCTTTCTGGCGGCCGCGAGGGCAAGGAGCCCGACCTGCCGGAGGCGGCGCATCTTCTCGATCTCCTCAAAAAATGGCGCAGAAGCGTTACCGAGGAAGAACGCGAGGCGATCTGGCTGGAAATGCTCGGGATTTATACGCAGCAGGTATTTTCGATCGGCATCGTCAACGGCGCGCTGCAACCCGTCGTCCATGTCAAACGCATGCGAAACGTGCCGGACAAGGCGCTTTTCGGTTACGAACCCACATCCTATCTCGGCGTCTATATGCCGGATGCCTTCTGGTATGACGGAGACGCCTGATATGCTGCGGTATATAATCAAGCGCATCCTCGTCATGATCCCCACACTGATCCTGATCTCGATGCTGGTCTTCACCATCATCGAACTGCCGCCGGGCGATTATTTCGAAAGCTACGTCGCCGAGCTGCGCGCCATGGGTGAGACGGCAAACCTTGCCGAAATCGAGGAATTGCGCACCCGCTACGGTTTCGATCAGCCGGCCCCGATCCGCTATTTCCGCTGGGCGACCGGCATGCTGGTCGGCGATTTCGGTTATTCCTTTGAATATCAGCTGCCGGTCAGCGATGTGGTGGGAGACCGCCTCTGGCTGACGGTTCTGGTCTCCTTCGTCACCATCATCGTCACCTGGATCCTTGCCTTTCCGATCGGCATCTACTCTGCCACGCATAAATACAGCTGGGGCGATTATGGGCTCACCTTCCTCGGCCTGCTCGGCATCGCCATCCCCAACTTCATGCTGGCGCTGATCCTGATGTATTTTGCCAATATCTGGTTCGGTATTTCGATCGGTCATCTGATGGACCGGGAATATCTGAATCAGGCGATGAGCTGGGCAAAGTTCAAATCGATCCTCGAACATATCTGGATCCCCGTCCTCATCATCGGAACGGCAGGCACAGCCGGCATGATCCGCCGCCTGCGGGCCAATCTGCTGGACGAGTTGCAGAAACAATATGTGGTGACAGCCCGCGCCAAGGGGCTGCATCCCTTCAAGGTGCTGATCAAGTATCCGCTGCGCATGGCGCTGAATTTCTTCATCTCGGATATCGGCTCGATCCTGCCCGCCATCATATCAGGCGCGGAAATCACCGCCGTCGTCCTGTCGCTCGAAACCACAGGCCCCATGCTCATCCGGGCTTTGCAAAGCCAGGATATGTATCTGGCCGGCTCGTTCCTGATGTTCCTGGCTTTCCTGACTGTCATCGGCGTTCTTGTGTCGGATATCGCCCTTGCCATACTCGACCCGCGAATCCGCTTCGGAGGTGGTAACGTCAAATGACTTCATCCATTCCGAAATCAGGCGAAGCGCTCCCCCATTACGTCTCGACGGCACCCTTCGACCCGTCGCTCATCGAACCCAACACTTCTGGAATGGCGGCCTTCAGCAAGGCATCACAACTGAAGCTGATGTGGTGGCAATTCCGCCAGCACAAGATCGCTGTGTGGTCCGGCGCGTTTCTGGCGGTGATCTATCTTTCGATCCTGATCAGCGAGTTCCTCGCCCCTTACAATCTCCATACCCGCAATATCGAGCATATCTACGCACCGCCGCAGTCCATTCATCTTTTCAACGACGGAAAATTTGTCGGCCCCTTCGTTTATGGCCGGGAAATGACACTCGATATGGACAATCTGCGGCGCGTCTACCGAGATGTGCCGACGGATATCCAGCCGCTGCGTTTCTTCTGCAAGGGCGATACCTATCGCTTCTGGGGCATGTTCGAGGGCAGAACCCACTTCGTATGCCCGGCCGAAGGCGGCGAAATGTTCCTGCTCGGCACCGACAGGCTGGGGCGCGATGTGCTGTCGAGGATCATCTATGGTGCGCGCATTTCGCTGACCATCGGCCTTCTCGGCGTCGCCATGAGCTTCGTTCTCGGCATTGTGATCGGTGGTCTGGCGGGTTATCGCGGTGGCACCTTCGACCTGATTGTCCAACGCATCATCGAGGTGCTGCAATCCATCCCCAGCATTCCGCTATGGCTGGCGCTCGCGGCAATCATGCCGGTGACCTGGAGCCCGATCCTCGTCTATCTCGGCATCACCATCATTCTCGGCATGCTGGACTGGACCGGCCTTGCGCGCGCCGTGCGCTCGAAGCTTCTGGCGCTTCGCGAGGAAGACTATGTTTTGTCTGCACAATTAATGGGTGCCGGCACGCCGCGCATCATCGGCAGACACCTTATTCCCGGCTTCATGTCGCACTTGATCGCATCGGCCACCCTTACGATACCGGGCATGATTCTCGGCGAAACCGCACTGAGCTTCCTCGGCCTCGGTCTCAGGCCACCGATCACAAGTTGGGGAATTCTGCTCACGGAGGCGCGCAGCGTCAGCGTCATTGCGCTATATCCGTGGCTTCTCATCCCGACGATCCCGGTCGTTCTCGTCATTCTGGCCTTTAATTTCTTCGGCGACGGACTACGTGATGCTGCGGACCCCTTCAGATAAAATGGAATACGCCTTGATTAACTGCCCTTCCGAAGCCGCCTTCATCGTGAAAGGCAAAAAGAGGTGTGGCCCATGAGCTCCCGTTTGAACGACGCGCGTATTCTCATGTACAGCCATGATTCCTTCGGCCTCGGCCATCTGCGACGGTGTCGCACCATCGCGCATGCCCTGGTGGAGGATTATCGCGGCCTCAACGTTCTCATCATATCGGGAGCGACCATTGCCGGCGCCTTCGATTATCGCGCCCGCGTCGATTTCGTGAAAATCCCGAGCGTCATCAAGCTGCGCAATGGCGAATACACTTCGATGGACAGGCATATCGATCTTCAGGAAACGCTGAAGATGCGCCGCTCGATCATCTATCATACCGCCGAGAGCTTCCAGCCTGATATCTTCATCGTCGACAAGGAGCCGATGGGCCTGCGAGGCGAGGTAGAGGAAACGCTTGCCTATCTCAAGGGACAGGGCACCAAGCTCGTCATCGGGCTGCGTGACGTCATGGATGCGCCGCAGTTGCTCGAGGCCGAGTGGAAGCGCAACAACGTCATGACCAAGATCGGCCAGTTCTATGACCATGTCTGGG from Agrobacterium tumefaciens includes these protein-coding regions:
- a CDS encoding ABC transporter ATP-binding protein: MSAGADLLRIENLRVSFSLMGGTIDAVRGASLRILPGKVTALVGESGSGKSVIGQTIMGIHPKTARVNGRVLFTDPENAAAGPIDLLQLPKDGREIRSIRGNRIGLIFQEPMTSFSPLHTIGNQIDEALRIHSILSPAERAEKMYETLDLVGFSKPKKVVNMYPFELSGGMRQRAMIAMALICRPALLIADEPTTALDVTIQAQILKLLRDLQSRLNMSMLLITHDLGVVANIADEVAVIYQGEIMEAGTVDDIFKAPGHPYLKGLMAAVPHFDMKPGERLKALREIKVDHESLVGKKTAAVNKTPGPLLTVDNISKTFTSRKSSWFRKSDANATKAVNSVSFEIRRGECLGLVGESGSGKTTVSKILMRAVRPDEGSITFHRPEGDIDVLNAKDGDLKELRSKIQMVFQDPISSLSPRMTVGNILSEPLEIHGRGDAKYRAEKVRGLVRAIGLGESALNRYPHSFSGGQRQRIGIARALALGPELLICDEPVSALDVSVQAQILNLLKDLQQDLGLTYLFISHNLAVVDYMADRVAVMCEGRIVELAPREILMRSPVHPYTKSLLAAVPFPDLDRPLDFRTIGKISATGKFDWGRQFRDEGDGEMISADLGEGHFVLANGNVDIRELRP
- a CDS encoding ABC transporter substrate-binding protein translates to MITRRTTLALLASVFLPAYARAAYIDPAYFKEKREKGELPGVAERLPKNPRVIDMKALGREPGKHGGSVRMLIGGQRDIRLMPISSYARLVGYDEKFELHPDILESYDVQEERIFTFKLREGHKWSDGSDFTSEDFRYFWEDVALNKEIHKGGPPIELLVNNNPPLIEVVDRLTVRYTWEGPNPDFLAKLAAASPARLFLPAAYMKQFHVKYQTAENLAKLIKKNKADDWSGLHIKMSRQVRPENPALPTLDAWRNTTSPPAEQFVFERNPYYHRVDENGLQLPYLDRFLLNVTSSDIISAKTASGDSDLQYFGLDFADYTFLKDAEKRFPLKVNLYKRSQGSRIALLPNLNCADPVWRSAFQDVRVRRALSLAINRHEINMVCFYGLAKESADTVLPESPLYRQEFADAWSAFDRAAANRLLDEAGFDKRDNAGLRLLPDGRPAYIIVETTGESTLETDVMELVTDHWRHIGIAVSVRPTQRDVFRKRAMGGEVLMSVWMGMDNGVPTPDMLPSGLAPTGDDQLQWPVWGVHYLSGGREGKEPDLPEAAHLLDLLKKWRRSVTEEEREAIWLEMLGIYTQQVFSIGIVNGALQPVVHVKRMRNVPDKALFGYEPTSYLGVYMPDAFWYDGDA
- a CDS encoding ABC transporter permease, producing MLRYIIKRILVMIPTLILISMLVFTIIELPPGDYFESYVAELRAMGETANLAEIEELRTRYGFDQPAPIRYFRWATGMLVGDFGYSFEYQLPVSDVVGDRLWLTVLVSFVTIIVTWILAFPIGIYSATHKYSWGDYGLTFLGLLGIAIPNFMLALILMYFANIWFGISIGHLMDREYLNQAMSWAKFKSILEHIWIPVLIIGTAGTAGMIRRLRANLLDELQKQYVVTARAKGLHPFKVLIKYPLRMALNFFISDIGSILPAIISGAEITAVVLSLETTGPMLIRALQSQDMYLAGSFLMFLAFLTVIGVLVSDIALAILDPRIRFGGGNVK
- a CDS encoding ABC transporter permease, whose product is MTSSIPKSGEALPHYVSTAPFDPSLIEPNTSGMAAFSKASQLKLMWWQFRQHKIAVWSGAFLAVIYLSILISEFLAPYNLHTRNIEHIYAPPQSIHLFNDGKFVGPFVYGREMTLDMDNLRRVYRDVPTDIQPLRFFCKGDTYRFWGMFEGRTHFVCPAEGGEMFLLGTDRLGRDVLSRIIYGARISLTIGLLGVAMSFVLGIVIGGLAGYRGGTFDLIVQRIIEVLQSIPSIPLWLALAAIMPVTWSPILVYLGITIILGMLDWTGLARAVRSKLLALREEDYVLSAQLMGAGTPRIIGRHLIPGFMSHLIASATLTIPGMILGETALSFLGLGLRPPITSWGILLTEARSVSVIALYPWLLIPTIPVVLVILAFNFFGDGLRDAADPFR